In Burkholderia sp. WP9, a genomic segment contains:
- a CDS encoding universal stress protein translates to MSYKTIVVHLDTSQHAHPRLEIALRLANQFGAHLTGAFAVFSPDPRSLYVMAGTAEYYRTHQEMRAERSAALERLFHAELRRAGVSGEWVAIDEPASVAIPRVGRCADLIVAGQDNPADPESYVGDFFPENLVLSSGRPVLLVPYATNERSTGGRVLVAWDGSREATRAVHDALPFMQSASSTTILTINGEHNGEGARIPGADIAAVIARHGVRVEVADIETGPGGLVGEVLLSQVADSGADLLVMGAYGHARWRELVMGGATRTILRSMTVPVLMSH, encoded by the coding sequence ATGAGCTACAAAACCATCGTTGTTCATCTGGACACCAGCCAGCACGCCCATCCGCGGCTCGAGATCGCGCTGCGTCTGGCCAATCAGTTCGGCGCGCATCTGACCGGTGCATTCGCCGTGTTCTCGCCGGACCCGCGCTCGCTCTATGTGATGGCCGGAACCGCGGAGTATTACCGAACGCATCAGGAAATGCGCGCGGAGCGCAGCGCGGCGCTCGAACGGCTGTTCCACGCCGAACTCCGGCGCGCCGGCGTCTCGGGGGAATGGGTCGCCATCGACGAGCCCGCCAGTGTCGCGATCCCGCGCGTGGGCCGCTGCGCCGACCTCATCGTGGCCGGTCAGGACAATCCGGCGGATCCGGAGTCGTATGTCGGCGACTTCTTTCCGGAAAACCTCGTTCTGTCGAGCGGCCGTCCAGTATTGCTCGTGCCCTACGCCACCAATGAACGGTCGACGGGCGGCCGCGTATTAGTCGCGTGGGACGGCAGCCGCGAAGCCACGCGCGCCGTGCACGACGCACTGCCGTTCATGCAGTCGGCGAGCAGCACCACGATTCTCACGATCAATGGCGAGCACAACGGCGAAGGAGCCCGCATTCCCGGGGCGGATATCGCCGCCGTGATCGCGCGGCATGGCGTGCGGGTCGAGGTCGCCGACATCGAAACGGGACCGGGCGGGCTAGTTGGCGAGGTACTGCTCTCGCAGGTCGCCGACAGCGGCGCCGATCTGCTGGTGATGGGCGCTTATGGCCACGCCCGCTGGCGCGAACTGGTAATGGGCGGCGCTACGCGCACGATTCTGCGCTCGATGACCGTGCCGGTACTGATGTCGCACTGA
- a CDS encoding flavodoxin, with protein sequence MSEARVLVVFFSRTGTTRTLAFTLAKMLSADLEEICDCTDRRGGLGYMRCLIDSWLKRPAEIVPAGRDTGQYDLVVVGTPVWGGAVSAPVRAYLLENRWKFRHVAFFCSLGGLGSQAAFDEMRALAGKAPVAQCKVRAAEVQRGAVAASLVLFVSVLKRHLANYDALAWTS encoded by the coding sequence ATGTCTGAAGCCCGTGTTCTAGTCGTCTTCTTTTCGCGGACCGGCACCACGCGCACGCTCGCGTTCACGCTGGCAAAGATGCTGTCTGCCGATCTCGAAGAGATCTGCGATTGCACCGATCGGCGCGGCGGCTTGGGCTATATGCGCTGCCTGATCGACTCGTGGCTCAAGCGGCCCGCCGAGATCGTCCCGGCCGGGCGGGACACCGGGCAATACGATCTCGTGGTGGTGGGCACGCCCGTTTGGGGTGGCGCCGTCTCCGCACCGGTTCGCGCATATCTGCTCGAAAACCGGTGGAAGTTCAGACATGTCGCGTTTTTTTGCAGCCTGGGCGGCCTCGGCAGTCAGGCTGCCTTTGACGAAATGCGCGCGCTGGCCGGCAAGGCGCCCGTCGCGCAATGCAAGGTGCGCGCAGCCGAAGTGCAGCGCGGCGCGGTGGCCGCTTCATTGGTGCTGTTCGTGAGCGTGCTGAAACGCCATCTCGCCAACTATGACGCGCTTGCATGGACTAGCTGA
- a CDS encoding oleate hydratase has protein sequence MKNSDYLATQAAADPARDKANAAGHFYLVGGGIASLAAAAFLIRDADMPGSRITILEALDKPGGSLDGAGSPQEGYVVRGGRMLESKYLCTYDLFDSIPTLDGHSSVTKEIFDWNETIRTSSKARFVRDGQREDAPSYGLAETHLLTLGRLSIEPEAMLGDSRISDHFEPDFFETNFWYMWCTTFAFQPWHSAAEFRRYLLRFAHMTSGFNQLQGIMRTVYNQYDSMVRPLRKWLDERGVRFRTNTRVVDLHYDESGELNRVAGIVCEQDDRRIEIPVAVQDKVIVTLGSMTAGSSLGGTDRAAVLNHDDSSGAWALWKTIAAGRAEFGHPSVFADHIDESTWLSFTATLHDRTLFRLIRDLSGNVPGEGGLITFPHSNWLASIVLPHQPHFMGQPKGVEVFWGYGLFVDRPGNFVNKPMAECTGREIMTELLGHLHIQAEAPRILDDAVCIPCLMPFITSQFLRRRRGDRPQVVPEGWANLAFIGQFCELPNDVVFTVEYSVRSAQTAVYTLLGLNRSAPAVYKGQHDPRVVYGAVSALHSH, from the coding sequence ATGAAAAATTCCGATTACCTGGCCACGCAAGCGGCCGCGGATCCGGCCCGCGACAAAGCAAACGCAGCGGGCCATTTCTATCTCGTCGGCGGCGGCATCGCGTCACTCGCGGCCGCCGCCTTTCTGATTCGCGACGCCGATATGCCCGGCTCCCGCATCACGATCCTCGAGGCGCTCGACAAGCCCGGCGGCAGCCTCGACGGCGCCGGCTCGCCACAGGAAGGCTATGTCGTGCGCGGCGGCAGGATGCTCGAGAGCAAGTATCTATGCACCTACGATCTGTTCGACTCGATTCCCACGCTAGACGGCCACAGTAGCGTCACGAAGGAAATCTTCGACTGGAACGAAACGATCCGCACCTCGTCGAAAGCACGCTTCGTGCGCGACGGCCAGCGCGAGGACGCGCCCTCTTACGGTCTCGCCGAAACGCATCTGCTGACGCTCGGCCGCCTCTCGATCGAACCGGAAGCCATGCTCGGCGACAGCCGGATTTCCGATCACTTCGAGCCGGACTTTTTCGAAACCAACTTCTGGTACATGTGGTGCACGACGTTCGCCTTCCAGCCCTGGCACAGCGCCGCCGAATTCCGGCGCTATCTGCTGCGTTTCGCGCATATGACGTCGGGCTTCAACCAGTTGCAAGGCATCATGCGCACGGTCTACAACCAGTACGATTCGATGGTGCGGCCGCTGCGCAAATGGCTCGACGAACGCGGAGTGAGATTTCGAACCAACACGCGTGTTGTCGATCTGCATTATGACGAAAGCGGCGAACTGAACCGGGTGGCAGGCATTGTCTGCGAACAGGACGACCGGCGTATCGAGATCCCCGTCGCCGTACAGGACAAGGTCATCGTCACGCTCGGTTCAATGACGGCAGGTTCGAGCCTCGGCGGCACGGACCGGGCCGCCGTGCTCAACCATGACGACAGCAGCGGCGCGTGGGCGCTGTGGAAAACCATCGCCGCGGGGCGTGCCGAGTTCGGCCATCCGTCGGTCTTCGCCGATCACATCGACGAGTCGACCTGGCTTTCCTTCACCGCGACGCTGCACGACCGCACGCTGTTCCGCCTGATCCGCGATCTGAGCGGCAACGTGCCGGGCGAAGGCGGCCTGATTACCTTTCCGCACTCAAACTGGCTCGCCTCGATCGTGCTGCCTCATCAGCCGCATTTCATGGGTCAGCCCAAGGGCGTCGAGGTGTTCTGGGGTTATGGACTATTCGTTGACCGGCCGGGCAATTTCGTCAACAAGCCGATGGCCGAGTGCACGGGCCGCGAAATCATGACGGAGCTGCTCGGTCATCTGCACATTCAGGCGGAAGCGCCGCGCATTCTCGACGACGCCGTCTGCATTCCATGTCTGATGCCGTTCATTACCAGCCAGTTCCTGCGACGCAGGCGCGGCGATCGCCCGCAGGTGGTGCCCGAGGGCTGGGCGAACCTCGCGTTCATCGGACAGTTTTGCGAGTTGCCGAACGATGTCGTGTTCACGGTCGAATACTCGGTACGTTCCGCGCAAACGGCTGTGTATACGCTGCTCGGCCTGAACCGATCCGCGCCGGCAGTGTACAAAGGCCAGCACGATCCGCGTGTGGTGTATGGCGCGGTTTCCGCATTGCACAGCCACTGA
- the chrA gene encoding chromate efflux transporter, with protein sequence MHDAKTETSFDLSSHSSPWTLFCIFLRLGLTSFGGPAAHLGYFRDEFVSRRRWLDEHTFSDVVALCQFLPGPGSSQVGIAIGRLRGGIAGALAAWLGFTLPSVLLLVVFAYGFTLLSDATSLHLLRGLKIAAVAVVVQAVWSMGRMLCPDRLRATIAAASAITVILLGAGFGQIASIVAAGVAGAALLTSSTEVPSAPPGMPGSRTGALACLAAFALLLFGLPAAAAYLHSYPLDLFAAFYRVGSLVFGGGHVVLPLLEAVVVPRGWVPANTFMAGYGAAQAVPGPLFSFAAFLGATSSGHPAGLAGALIATVAIFLPSFLLVGAALPLWGRLRAFASMRRAMAGINAAVVGILLAALYDPVWTSAVHTGRDFALVVAALVLLGWWRVPSWAVVLITVVLAWWFV encoded by the coding sequence ATGCATGACGCCAAAACAGAGACGTCCTTCGACCTGTCGTCACACAGCTCGCCGTGGACGCTGTTCTGCATTTTCCTGAGGCTCGGCCTGACTTCGTTCGGCGGGCCGGCGGCTCATCTTGGCTATTTCCGCGATGAATTCGTCAGCCGCCGCCGCTGGCTCGATGAACACACGTTCAGCGACGTGGTCGCGCTGTGCCAGTTTTTGCCGGGCCCGGGCAGCAGCCAGGTCGGCATCGCAATCGGCCGTCTGCGTGGCGGCATTGCCGGCGCGCTCGCGGCCTGGCTCGGCTTCACGCTGCCGTCGGTGCTCCTGCTCGTGGTCTTCGCATACGGCTTCACGCTGCTGTCGGATGCGACCTCGCTTCATCTGCTGCGAGGGCTGAAAATCGCGGCGGTCGCGGTGGTCGTCCAGGCTGTCTGGTCGATGGGACGCATGCTCTGTCCCGACCGCCTACGCGCGACAATCGCGGCGGCTTCCGCGATCACGGTGATCCTGCTCGGCGCGGGCTTCGGGCAGATCGCGTCGATCGTTGCCGCGGGGGTGGCCGGCGCGGCGCTGCTGACTTCTTCGACCGAGGTGCCGAGCGCGCCACCCGGCATGCCCGGGTCCAGAACCGGCGCGCTCGCCTGCCTCGCGGCCTTCGCACTGCTACTGTTCGGCCTGCCTGCGGCAGCGGCCTATCTGCACAGTTATCCGCTCGATCTGTTCGCGGCGTTCTACCGGGTGGGATCGCTGGTATTCGGCGGTGGCCATGTGGTGTTGCCACTGCTGGAAGCGGTCGTCGTGCCGCGCGGCTGGGTTCCCGCGAACACCTTCATGGCAGGCTACGGCGCGGCGCAAGCGGTTCCCGGCCCGCTCTTTTCGTTTGCCGCGTTTCTCGGCGCCACCAGCAGCGGTCATCCGGCAGGCCTCGCGGGCGCACTGATCGCTACGGTGGCGATCTTCCTGCCTTCGTTCCTGCTGGTCGGCGCGGCCTTGCCGCTTTGGGGCAGGTTGCGCGCGTTCGCGTCGATGCGCCGCGCCATGGCCGGCATCAACGCCGCCGTAGTCGGCATCCTGCTCGCCGCGCTGTACGACCCCGTGTGGACCAGCGCCGTGCACACCGGCCGCGACTTCGCGCTGGTCGTCGCCGCGCTCGTGCTGCTCGGGTGGTGGCGAGTGCCGTCGTGGGCGGTCGTGCTGATAACGGTCGTGCTCGCGTGGTGGTTCGTGTAA
- a CDS encoding universal stress protein translates to MYTNIVVALDGSEASKRALSEAIQLARLARGKLTAVFVLDQSAAFTYAGACDPHLLTDAARQVGQSFLTSALDQMRELDVAGDTEIVETQGIAEDIASALLRCAERRGADLVVMGTHGRRGLRRMVLGSVAERFARFATCPVLLVREEVDTEHDTPA, encoded by the coding sequence ATGTACACCAACATCGTAGTGGCGCTCGACGGCAGTGAAGCCTCAAAGCGGGCGCTGTCCGAAGCGATCCAGCTCGCCAGGCTCGCGCGCGGCAAATTGACGGCGGTTTTCGTGCTGGATCAGTCGGCGGCTTTCACGTACGCGGGCGCCTGCGATCCGCATCTGCTGACAGACGCGGCGCGGCAAGTTGGGCAAAGCTTCCTGACCAGCGCGCTCGACCAGATGCGCGAACTCGATGTCGCGGGCGATACGGAAATCGTCGAGACGCAAGGCATCGCCGAGGACATTGCCAGCGCGTTGCTGCGCTGTGCGGAACGCCGTGGCGCGGACCTGGTCGTGATGGGCACGCACGGGCGCCGCGGTTTGCGGCGCATGGTGCTCGGGAGCGTGGCCGAGCGGTTCGCGCGCTTTGCGACGTGTCCGGTGCTGCTGGTTCGCGAAGAGGTGGACACGGAGCATGACACACCGGCGTGA